A stretch of DNA from Sulfurovum zhangzhouensis:
TATGCGTATTTTTCTCTCTGTATTACTTATGCTTTATGTACTTGAAGCACAGAGCATTGACAACCTTGTTGAGCAAGCTTTGAAAAAGCACCCTTCTCTTCAAAGCATACACTATCGGCTCTCATCTATGGATGAACGTATTGCCAAGACCCAACTATGGGAAAACCCGGACCTTTCATTTTTTGTCAATGATATCCAGTTTGAAGAGCCTTTTAATCGTTCACTTGAACCAATGCAGTTCCAGGCAGTGAATATCAAACAGAAGTTTCCCTGGTTTGGCAAACTTGCGGCACGCAAAACCTATGCACAGGAACAAAAAAATGTCGTTCTTGATTCCTATGAGGCGGCACGAATAGAGCTTGCTAAGCAGGTGAAAATGACAGCTTATACGGTGAAAGAACTCGAAGCCCGTATGGCCGTGCTTCGCAGCTATCAGCATCTGGCAAAAGAAAATATCGAGATCTATACTGCTACCATCTCTACTGAACCCAAGAGTCATACAGCAAGTATTTCTGCAGAACTTTCACTCTTCAAGATCAATATACAACTAGAACGCTACACTGCACTGCTTCAATCACAAAAAGAGAAACTTGGCTACCTGACACAGCAAGACATCAAGACCGTATCCGGGAAACAGGGTATTGAACGTCCATTATCCCTGGATCATTATCTTGCCAGATACGAACACAATCCAACCTATCGCATGAAGCTGTCACAAAATAGAGCTGCATTTGCCAACAGTTCGTTGGTGGACTTGGAAGCTACCCCTGATCCTTATGTACAAATGGGCTACTTTAACCGTAATAGTTATCCCGATTACGGCTCCGTTACGATAGGGGTCTCTTTACCGATCTATGGTAAAGAAACACTCAATTCCCAGATCGCCAAAAAAGAAGCGCTTTCTGCA
This window harbors:
- a CDS encoding TolC family protein, which gives rise to MRIFLSVLLMLYVLEAQSIDNLVEQALKKHPSLQSIHYRLSSMDERIAKTQLWENPDLSFFVNDIQFEEPFNRSLEPMQFQAVNIKQKFPWFGKLAARKTYAQEQKNVVLDSYEAARIELAKQVKMTAYTVKELEARMAVLRSYQHLAKENIEIYTATISTEPKSHTASISAELSLFKINIQLERYTALLQSQKEKLGYLTQQDIKTVSGKQGIERPLSLDHYLARYEHNPTYRMKLSQNRAAFANSSLVDLEATPDPYVQMGYFNRNSYPDYGSVTIGVSLPIYGKETLNSQIAKKEALSAKSDVMDYKAFLQSEIRSNYARLNEAYRIYRIIQEKSLPQLSHMLELQASAIKEGADLFTYTQTLEQQLALEEESLSIKAEYLRTKATLHALIGEI